One window of the Actinomyces procaprae genome contains the following:
- a CDS encoding TetR/AcrR family transcriptional regulator, whose amino-acid sequence MAPSPVHDPVAPGPDAPASAGGRWRGPGRPPAGSEDKRERILNEAVALFGAHGYAGTSLADIASAAEISKAGLLHHFASKEALFAQVLERRDREDRANLLGEEQLKDDPWALLDAFAALVEHNTRHRELVAIYTATTPAVLATEHPAHSWLAQHLSESIAQIEESLERGKNFGTVRPEAPSRLIARSVVALSDGLQIQWLCATTPGTAASVNVDTGMVDEMRLYVADLKQRWRLG is encoded by the coding sequence ATGGCTCCTTCCCCGGTTCATGACCCTGTCGCCCCTGGCCCGGACGCCCCCGCCTCGGCGGGTGGGCGTTGGCGCGGCCCCGGACGCCCGCCGGCCGGTAGCGAGGACAAGCGTGAACGCATCCTGAACGAGGCGGTCGCCCTGTTCGGCGCCCACGGTTATGCCGGGACCTCGCTCGCGGACATCGCCTCCGCGGCCGAGATCTCCAAGGCGGGGCTGCTTCACCACTTCGCCTCCAAGGAGGCGCTGTTCGCCCAGGTGCTGGAGCGCCGCGACCGGGAGGATCGGGCGAACCTGCTGGGCGAGGAGCAGCTGAAGGATGATCCCTGGGCGCTGCTGGACGCATTCGCCGCCCTGGTTGAGCACAACACCCGGCACCGTGAACTGGTGGCGATCTATACGGCGACTACGCCGGCGGTGCTCGCGACCGAGCATCCGGCGCACTCCTGGCTGGCGCAGCACCTGTCGGAGTCCATTGCGCAGATCGAGGAGAGCCTGGAACGGGGCAAGAACTTCGGGACCGTGCGCCCGGAGGCGCCCTCGCGCCTGATAGCCCGGTCGGTCGTGGCTCTGAGCGACGGGCTGCAGATTCAGTGGCTGTGCGCTACCACCCCCGGAACTGCGGCTTCGGTCAATGTCGACACCGGGATGGTCGACGAGATGCGCCTGTATGTGGCGGACCTCAAGCAGCGCTGGCGGCTCGGCTGA
- a CDS encoding ATP-dependent Clp protease ATP-binding subunit, giving the protein MDTNFTTRSQEAISGAMQAAAAAGNPQVDTAHLLSELLAQADGVAAGLLAAVVTDAAARQAVGAATRRVLTSLPASSGSSVAQPQPSRAFLAALEAAGKEAKDLGDEYVSTEHLLIGLAAGNPSADPVARLLADAGATAPRLREALPQVRGTARVTSPNPEGTYKSLEKYGTDLTEAAREGKLDPVIGRDAEIRRVVQVLSRRTKNNPVLIGEPGVGKTAVVEGLAQRIVAGDVPDSLRGKRLVALDLAGMVAGAKYRGEFEERLKAVLKEIKDSDGEVITFIDELHTVVGAGGGSEGAMDAGNMLKPMLARGELRLVGATTLDEYREHVEKDPALERRFQQVYVGEPSVEDTVAILRGVAPKYEAHHQVTISDGALVAAATLSDRYISGRQLPDKAIDLIDEAASRLRMELDSSPVEIDELRRRVDRMRMEESYLADSLSDEGGDRADPAAVDRLERLRAELADASEQLASLNARWEAEKAGHNKVGELRAQLDELRTRADLAEREGRFEEAGRLRYGEMPALEKQIRDVEAVDTTVVGPDGLEREGAAPEPMIAEKVGPTEIAEVISAWTGIPVGKLMQGEQAKLLHMEDAIGKRLIGQKAAVTAVADAVRRSRAGVSDPDRPTGSFLFLGPTGVGKTELAKALADFLFDDERAIVRIDMSEYSEKHSVARLVGAPPGYVGYEEGGQLTEAVRRRPYSVVLLDEVEKAHPEVFDILLQVLDDGRLTDGQGRTVDFRNTILVLTSNLGSQFLIDPLLSPDEKRDSVMTAVRGAFKPEFLNRLDDTLIFDALTKEELGRIVDIQLDRMSERLQGRRLTLTVTDAAREWLADEGYDPSFGARPLRRLVQREIGDRLAKMLLAGEVLDGQEVVVDVSPDGVLAGLALSARGEAWAPSAATPTA; this is encoded by the coding sequence ATGGACACTAACTTCACCACCCGCTCGCAGGAGGCGATCTCCGGGGCCATGCAGGCGGCCGCCGCCGCGGGCAACCCGCAGGTCGACACCGCCCACCTGCTCTCGGAGCTGCTGGCACAGGCCGACGGCGTCGCCGCGGGCCTGCTCGCCGCCGTCGTCACCGACGCCGCGGCCCGCCAGGCCGTCGGCGCGGCCACCCGCCGCGTGCTGACCTCGCTGCCGGCCAGCTCCGGCTCCTCCGTCGCCCAGCCACAGCCCTCGCGGGCATTCCTGGCCGCCCTGGAGGCCGCCGGCAAGGAGGCCAAGGACCTCGGGGACGAGTACGTCTCCACCGAGCACCTGCTCATCGGCCTGGCCGCGGGCAACCCCTCGGCCGACCCCGTCGCCAGGCTGCTGGCCGACGCCGGCGCCACCGCCCCGAGGCTGCGCGAGGCCCTGCCGCAGGTGCGCGGCACCGCCCGCGTCACCTCCCCCAACCCCGAGGGCACCTACAAGTCCCTGGAGAAGTACGGCACGGACCTGACGGAGGCCGCCCGCGAGGGCAAGCTCGACCCGGTGATCGGCCGCGACGCCGAGATCCGCCGGGTGGTGCAGGTGCTGTCCCGCCGCACCAAGAACAACCCCGTGCTGATCGGCGAGCCCGGCGTCGGCAAGACCGCCGTCGTCGAGGGGCTGGCACAGCGCATCGTCGCCGGGGACGTGCCCGACTCCCTGCGCGGTAAGCGCCTGGTGGCCCTGGACCTGGCCGGCATGGTCGCCGGCGCCAAGTACCGCGGTGAGTTCGAGGAGCGCCTGAAGGCCGTGCTCAAGGAGATCAAGGACTCCGACGGCGAGGTCATCACCTTCATCGACGAGCTGCACACCGTCGTCGGCGCGGGCGGCGGCTCCGAGGGGGCCATGGACGCCGGCAACATGCTCAAGCCCATGCTGGCCCGCGGCGAGCTGCGCCTGGTGGGCGCCACCACGCTGGACGAGTACCGCGAGCACGTGGAGAAGGACCCCGCCCTGGAGCGCCGCTTCCAGCAGGTGTACGTGGGTGAGCCCTCCGTCGAGGACACGGTCGCCATCCTGCGCGGCGTCGCCCCCAAGTACGAGGCCCACCACCAGGTCACCATCTCCGACGGCGCACTCGTGGCCGCCGCCACCCTGTCCGACCGCTATATCTCCGGCCGACAGCTGCCGGACAAGGCCATCGACCTGATCGACGAGGCCGCCTCCCGGCTGCGCATGGAGCTGGACTCCAGCCCGGTGGAGATCGACGAGCTGCGCCGCCGCGTGGACCGCATGCGCATGGAGGAGTCCTACCTGGCCGACTCGCTGTCCGACGAGGGCGGCGACCGCGCCGACCCCGCCGCCGTCGACCGGCTGGAGCGGCTGCGCGCCGAACTGGCCGACGCCTCCGAGCAGCTGGCCTCCCTCAATGCCCGCTGGGAGGCGGAGAAGGCCGGCCACAACAAGGTCGGCGAGCTGCGCGCCCAGCTGGACGAACTGCGCACCCGGGCGGACCTGGCCGAGCGTGAGGGCCGCTTCGAGGAGGCCGGCCGCCTGCGCTACGGCGAGATGCCCGCCCTGGAGAAGCAGATCCGCGACGTCGAGGCGGTCGACACCACCGTCGTCGGCCCGGACGGACTCGAGCGCGAGGGGGCCGCCCCGGAGCCGATGATCGCGGAGAAGGTCGGCCCGACCGAGATCGCCGAGGTCATCTCCGCCTGGACCGGCATCCCGGTCGGCAAGCTCATGCAGGGCGAGCAGGCCAAGCTGCTGCACATGGAGGACGCCATCGGCAAGCGGCTGATCGGCCAGAAGGCCGCGGTGACCGCCGTCGCCGACGCCGTGCGCCGCTCCCGCGCGGGCGTGTCCGACCCCGACCGGCCCACCGGCTCCTTCCTGTTCCTAGGCCCCACCGGTGTGGGCAAGACCGAGCTGGCCAAGGCCCTGGCGGACTTCCTGTTCGACGACGAGCGCGCCATCGTGCGCATCGACATGTCCGAGTACTCCGAGAAGCACTCGGTGGCCCGGCTGGTCGGCGCCCCTCCGGGGTACGTCGGCTACGAGGAGGGCGGCCAGCTGACCGAGGCCGTGCGGCGCCGCCCCTACTCGGTGGTGCTGCTGGATGAGGTGGAGAAGGCCCATCCGGAGGTCTTCGACATCCTGCTGCAGGTCCTCGACGACGGCCGCCTCACCGACGGCCAGGGCCGCACCGTCGACTTCCGCAACACCATCCTCGTGCTCACCTCCAACCTGGGCAGCCAGTTCCTCATCGACCCGCTGCTGTCCCCGGATGAGAAGCGCGATTCGGTGATGACCGCGGTGCGCGGCGCATTCAAGCCCGAGTTCCTCAACCGCCTGGATGACACGCTGATCTTCGACGCGCTCACCAAGGAGGAGCTCGGCCGGATCGTCGACATCCAGCTGGACCGCATGTCCGAGCGGCTGCAGGGGCGCCGGCTGACCCTGACGGTCACCGACGCCGCCCGCGAGTGGCTCGCCGACGAGGGCTACGACCCCTCCTTCGGCGCTCGGCCGCTGCGTCGGCTGGTGCAGCGGGAGATCGGCGACCGGCTGGCCAAGATGCTGCTGGCCGGTGAGGTGCTCGACGGCCAGGAGGTCGTCGTCGACGTCAGCCCCGACGGCGTGCTGGCCGGGTTGGCGCTGAGCGCCCGCGGCGAGGCGTGGGCGCCGTCGGCGGCGACGCCGACCGCCTGA
- a CDS encoding antitoxin translates to MGLDDLKKKAEGVVSSDKVEEVSDKVLDKAAEAAKKVTGGKFDSQVDSARDAADKAIGNE, encoded by the coding sequence ATGGGACTCGATGACCTGAAGAAGAAGGCCGAGGGCGTCGTCAGCTCCGACAAGGTCGAGGAGGTCTCCGACAAGGTCCTCGACAAGGCCGCGGAGGCCGCCAAGAAGGTCACCGGAGGCAAGTTCGACTCCCAGGTCGACTCCGCTCGCGACGCCGCCGACAAGGCCATCGGCAACGAGTGA
- a CDS encoding prolyl oligopeptidase family serine peptidase, producing the protein MTTAPVPPSPALEPVPDWLDDIEGERALSWVAQRNAATRAAFDDAPGFAELRTDIETILDAPDRIPRVGQAVGALYNFWTDAAHPRGLWRRTTWESYRADGPTDWEVLLDLDALGAAEDTAWVWHGASVLRTGPLAGRRALITLSDGGSDTDVTREFDLDAHRFLPTTPAAAAGFHREASKGFLTWGDETGEAALLATDFGVGSLSPAGYPRQVRRLHRGQAPDAGEVLLTAAADDDGAWAYRDFWGHTWLLTRPDFYTEELWLLPDGAPTHPAADAGRQLAGTQAVVAPGALHVDVPASAAVTPAWDLLLIELREDWEPAAGCTYRAGSLLAAPLDAFLGGSRELTVLFAPTPASSLSGFTITAHHLVLELLEDCVTALEVLTPAGPDGVGKWSRHHLDLGALAGGDLPAASASAADPTLLRPGRALLNVSASAVDPLAGDGLWLTSSSFTRPTTLALGELNADGELGGVEVLRTAPERFDASGVVVTQHVAVSEDGTRVPYFQIGRPRLDDAGRPLPSPTLLHGYGGFEVSLGISYLPITGRAWLERGGTYVVANIRGGGEYGPAWHRAGLKRNRHRVYEDFAAVARALVERGVTAPEQLAVHGGSNGGLLAGVMLTRYPQLVGAVVCEVPLLDMRRYNRLLAGASWEAEYGNPDDPAQWEYIREFSPFHLLEAGRTYPPVLLVTSTRDDRVHPAHARTMAYRMLALGQDVTYFENSEGGHGRASTSAQRAYMYALEHEFAWRALTYSRSTSS; encoded by the coding sequence GTGACCACCGCGCCCGTTCCCCCTTCGCCCGCCCTCGAGCCCGTCCCCGACTGGCTCGACGACATTGAGGGGGAGCGGGCGCTTTCATGGGTGGCGCAGCGCAATGCCGCCACCCGCGCCGCCTTCGACGACGCCCCCGGGTTCGCCGAGCTGCGCACCGACATTGAGACGATCCTGGACGCGCCGGACCGGATCCCCCGGGTCGGTCAGGCGGTCGGGGCGCTGTACAACTTCTGGACCGACGCCGCCCACCCGCGCGGCCTGTGGCGGCGCACCACTTGGGAGTCCTACCGTGCGGACGGCCCCACCGACTGGGAGGTGCTGCTGGACCTCGACGCGCTGGGCGCGGCGGAGGACACCGCCTGGGTGTGGCACGGCGCCTCCGTGCTGCGCACCGGCCCGCTGGCGGGTCGGCGCGCCCTGATCACCCTGTCCGACGGCGGTTCCGACACCGACGTCACCCGCGAGTTCGACCTGGATGCGCACCGCTTCCTCCCCACCACTCCCGCGGCCGCCGCAGGCTTCCACCGGGAGGCCTCCAAGGGCTTTCTGACCTGGGGCGACGAGACCGGCGAGGCGGCGCTGCTGGCAACCGACTTCGGCGTCGGCTCCCTCTCCCCCGCGGGCTACCCCCGGCAGGTGCGGCGCCTGCACCGCGGCCAGGCACCGGATGCGGGCGAGGTGCTGCTCACCGCCGCCGCTGACGACGATGGCGCCTGGGCCTACCGCGACTTCTGGGGGCACACCTGGCTGCTGACCCGCCCCGACTTCTACACCGAGGAGCTGTGGCTGCTGCCCGACGGCGCCCCGACCCACCCCGCCGCCGACGCCGGGCGGCAGCTGGCCGGCACGCAGGCGGTCGTGGCGCCGGGCGCCCTGCACGTGGACGTGCCCGCCTCAGCCGCGGTGACTCCCGCCTGGGACCTGCTCCTGATCGAGCTGCGCGAGGACTGGGAGCCCGCCGCCGGCTGCACCTATCGGGCCGGCTCACTGCTGGCGGCCCCCCTCGACGCCTTCCTGGGCGGCTCCCGGGAGCTGACGGTGCTGTTCGCCCCGACGCCGGCGTCCTCATTGAGTGGTTTCACCATCACCGCCCACCACCTGGTGCTGGAGCTGCTGGAGGACTGCGTCACCGCCCTGGAGGTGCTCACCCCCGCCGGCCCGGACGGCGTCGGCAAGTGGTCGCGCCACCACCTGGACCTGGGTGCGCTCGCGGGCGGGGACCTTCCCGCCGCGTCGGCTTCCGCGGCGGACCCGACGCTGCTGCGGCCGGGGCGGGCACTGCTGAACGTGTCCGCAAGCGCCGTCGACCCGCTGGCGGGCGACGGGCTGTGGCTGACCAGCTCCTCCTTCACCCGCCCCACCACGCTCGCGCTCGGGGAGCTGAACGCCGACGGCGAGCTGGGCGGCGTCGAGGTGCTGCGGACCGCGCCGGAACGCTTCGATGCGAGCGGCGTCGTCGTCACCCAGCACGTGGCGGTCTCGGAGGACGGGACCCGGGTGCCGTACTTCCAGATCGGTCGACCGCGGCTGGATGACGCCGGCCGGCCGCTGCCCTCCCCGACCCTGCTGCACGGTTACGGCGGCTTCGAGGTCTCGCTCGGCATCAGCTACCTGCCGATCACCGGCCGGGCGTGGCTGGAGCGGGGAGGCACCTACGTGGTGGCCAACATCCGCGGCGGTGGCGAGTACGGGCCGGCCTGGCACCGGGCGGGGCTCAAGCGGAACCGGCACCGGGTCTATGAGGACTTCGCGGCCGTGGCGCGGGCGCTGGTCGAGCGCGGGGTGACCGCCCCGGAGCAGTTGGCGGTTCACGGCGGCTCCAACGGCGGGCTGTTGGCGGGGGTCATGCTCACCCGCTACCCGCAGCTGGTGGGCGCGGTGGTGTGCGAGGTGCCGCTGCTGGACATGCGCCGCTACAACCGCCTGCTGGCGGGTGCCTCCTGGGAGGCGGAGTACGGGAACCCGGACGACCCGGCGCAGTGGGAGTACATCCGCGAGTTCTCCCCCTTCCACCTGCTTGAGGCGGGGCGCACCTACCCGCCGGTGCTGCTGGTGACCTCGACGCGGGATGACCGGGTGCACCCGGCGCATGCGCGCACCATGGCCTACCGCATGCTGGCGCTGGGGCAGGACGTGACCTATTTCGAGAACAGCGAGGGCGGGCACGGCCGCGCGTCCACCAGCGCCCAGCGGGCCTACATGTACGCCCTGGAGCACGAGTTCGCCTGGCGTGCGCTGACCTACAGCAGGTCAACCAGCTCCTGA
- a CDS encoding heat shock protein transcriptional repressor HspR: MRRTGRGVDFLAEDADERAVYVISVAAELAGMHPQTLRQYDRLGLVTPARTSGRGRRYSHRDVQQLRRVQALSQEGINLEGIRRILDLERRLERLEEENRSLRARQAAVERVFAAAADGEVQVVPVTPGRRARSRADVRAGTPSGRSSGGIPGRPGTAIVLRRSW, translated from the coding sequence ATGCGGCGGACGGGTCGGGGCGTCGACTTCCTCGCCGAGGATGCCGACGAGCGGGCCGTCTATGTCATCTCCGTGGCTGCGGAGCTGGCCGGCATGCACCCCCAGACCCTCAGGCAGTACGACCGGCTGGGGCTGGTCACCCCCGCCCGCACCTCCGGGCGGGGGCGGCGCTACTCCCACCGGGACGTGCAGCAGCTGCGGCGCGTGCAGGCGCTGAGCCAGGAGGGAATCAACCTGGAGGGTATCCGCCGGATCCTCGACCTGGAGCGGCGCCTGGAGCGGCTGGAGGAGGAGAACCGCTCCCTGCGCGCCCGCCAGGCCGCCGTCGAGCGGGTCTTCGCCGCGGCCGCCGACGGCGAGGTGCAGGTCGTCCCGGTGACTCCGGGGCGGCGTGCCCGCAGCCGTGCGGACGTGCGGGCCGGCACCCCGAGCGGGAGGTCGTCCGGCGGCATTCCCGGCCGTCCCGGCACCGCTATCGTGCTGCGCCGCTCCTGGTAG
- a CDS encoding DnaJ C-terminal domain-containing protein produces the protein MASQDWMTKDFYAVLGVAKDADSAAIKKAYRALAKKYHPDRNPGDAAAAEKFKEIGEAYAVLSDAKERQQYDAIRSMAGGGARFTSGTGGAGAGFEDIFSSMFGGGGPNVRYSTSGGASQEDLEDLLRMFGGAAGGAAAGGGRRGRGPFGFGGFSSQPQPVKGPDVLTNATLSLRDAVSGTLAELTADGRTITVRIPAGVHDGQKIRLRGKGRPGTGGGENGDMVVTISVAKHPVYSIDPVNPANLRMDLPVTLKEAALGATVEVPLLDGGTSRVRIKPGTSSGTVLRLRGKGVATSKKTGDLLVTVQVAVPKKLSKEARAALEAFDEAMEADPRAGLAQEAAQ, from the coding sequence ATGGCCAGTCAGGACTGGATGACCAAGGACTTCTACGCGGTCCTCGGCGTCGCCAAGGACGCCGACTCCGCCGCCATCAAGAAGGCCTACCGCGCTCTCGCCAAGAAGTACCACCCCGATCGCAACCCCGGTGACGCCGCCGCGGCGGAGAAGTTCAAGGAGATCGGGGAGGCCTACGCCGTGCTGTCAGACGCCAAGGAGCGCCAGCAGTACGACGCCATCCGCTCCATGGCGGGCGGCGGTGCGCGCTTCACCTCCGGTACCGGAGGCGCCGGCGCCGGCTTCGAGGACATCTTCTCCTCGATGTTCGGCGGCGGTGGCCCGAATGTGCGCTACTCGACCTCCGGCGGCGCCTCGCAGGAGGACCTGGAGGACCTGCTGCGCATGTTCGGGGGTGCTGCCGGTGGCGCCGCCGCGGGCGGCGGGCGGCGCGGCCGCGGTCCCTTCGGCTTCGGCGGGTTCTCCTCTCAGCCGCAGCCGGTCAAGGGGCCGGACGTGCTCACCAACGCCACCCTGTCCCTGCGCGACGCCGTGTCCGGCACTCTGGCCGAGCTCACCGCCGACGGGCGCACCATCACCGTGCGCATCCCCGCCGGCGTGCACGACGGGCAGAAGATCCGCCTGCGCGGCAAGGGGCGTCCCGGCACGGGCGGCGGGGAGAACGGGGACATGGTGGTGACCATCTCGGTGGCCAAGCACCCCGTGTACTCGATTGATCCGGTCAACCCCGCCAACCTGCGCATGGACCTGCCGGTCACCCTAAAGGAGGCGGCCCTCGGCGCCACCGTCGAGGTGCCTCTCCTTGACGGTGGCACCAGCCGCGTGCGCATCAAGCCCGGCACCTCCTCCGGCACCGTGCTGCGCCTGCGCGGCAAGGGCGTGGCCACCTCCAAGAAGACCGGCGACCTGCTGGTCACCGTGCAGGTGGCCGTGCCCAAGAAGCTCTCCAAGGAGGCCCGGGCCGCCCTGGAGGCCTTCGATGAGGCGATGGAGGCCGACCCGCGTGCGGGCCTCGCCCAGGAGGCGGCGCAGTGA
- the grpE gene encoding nucleotide exchange factor GrpE, translating into MDPALADEIESAFDGVDLGSAAQGDAAEAGAAEAPSELEQARAQAAQAADELARARADLYNLQQEYQGFVRRSRESAAGHREAGQASVVETLIPVLDEIELARQHGDLTGTFATTAGKLEQILADKFGLVRFGEAGDVFDPKLHEALMATESTEVTEPSIALVLQPGYRLGERVVRAARVQVANPA; encoded by the coding sequence ATCGACCCGGCGCTGGCCGACGAGATCGAGTCCGCCTTCGACGGCGTCGACCTGGGCTCCGCGGCCCAGGGCGACGCCGCCGAGGCGGGCGCCGCTGAGGCGCCCTCGGAGCTGGAGCAGGCCCGGGCGCAGGCCGCCCAGGCGGCCGACGAGCTGGCCCGTGCCCGCGCGGACCTGTACAACCTCCAGCAGGAGTACCAGGGCTTCGTGCGCCGCTCCCGTGAGAGCGCCGCCGGGCACCGCGAGGCGGGGCAGGCGAGCGTCGTCGAGACCCTCATTCCGGTGCTTGACGAGATCGAGCTGGCCCGCCAGCACGGCGACCTGACCGGCACCTTCGCCACGACCGCCGGCAAGCTGGAGCAGATCCTCGCCGACAAGTTCGGCCTGGTGCGCTTCGGCGAGGCCGGGGACGTGTTCGACCCCAAGCTCCACGAGGCCCTGATGGCCACGGAGTCCACCGAGGTGACCGAGCCGAGCATCGCGCTGGTCCTCCAGCCCGGTTACAGGCTCGGCGAGCGGGTGGTGCGCGCGGCCCGGGTGCAGGTCGCCAACCCGGCCTGA
- the dnaK gene encoding molecular chaperone DnaK, with the protein MARAVGIDLGTTNSAIAVLEGGEPTIIPNAEGGRTTPSVVAFSKSGEVLVGEVAKRQAVTNVERTISSVKRHMGTDWTVDIDGKKYTAQEISARILAKLKADAEAYLGESVTNAVITVPAYFNDAERQATKEAGTIAGLTVDRIVNEPTAAALAYGLDKGKEDELILVFDLGGGTFDVSLLEVGKDEDGFSTIQVRATNGDNRLGGDDWDARIVKWLVKQVKDKSGVDLSKDKIAMQRLKDAAEQAKKELSSALSTDINLQYLSMSEAGPIHLDERLTRAQFEEMTADLLERTKVPFHNVIKDAGVSLSEIDHVVLVGGSTRMPAVTDVVRELTGGKEPNKGVNPDEVVAVGASLQAGVIQGDRKDVLLIDVTPLSLGIETKGGVMTKLIERNTAIPTQRSEVFSTAEDNQPSVLIQVYQGEREFARDNKPLGTFELTGIAPAPRGIPQIEVSFDIDANGIVHVSAKDRGTGKEQSMTISGGSALPKEDIDRMVKEAEAHAEEDKKRREEAETRNMAEQQVYSIEKLLKENKDKLPQDVSAEVSAAVDELKKALEGTDIEPVKAAQEKLNEVSQKIGQALYASEQAAQAADAGASQAQSSSSEDDDVVDDEIVDDEDAK; encoded by the coding sequence ATGGCACGTGCCGTCGGCATCGACCTCGGAACCACCAACTCCGCCATCGCCGTCCTCGAGGGTGGCGAGCCCACCATCATCCCGAACGCGGAGGGTGGGCGCACCACGCCGTCCGTCGTCGCCTTCTCCAAGTCCGGTGAGGTGCTGGTCGGCGAGGTCGCCAAGCGCCAGGCCGTCACGAACGTCGAGCGCACCATCTCCTCCGTCAAGCGGCACATGGGCACCGACTGGACCGTCGACATCGACGGCAAGAAGTACACCGCCCAGGAGATCAGCGCCCGCATCCTGGCCAAGCTGAAGGCCGACGCCGAGGCCTACCTGGGTGAGAGCGTCACCAACGCCGTCATCACCGTCCCCGCCTACTTCAACGACGCCGAGCGCCAGGCCACCAAGGAGGCCGGCACCATCGCGGGCCTCACCGTGGACCGCATCGTCAACGAGCCCACCGCCGCGGCCCTCGCCTACGGCCTGGACAAGGGCAAGGAGGATGAGCTCATCCTGGTCTTCGACCTGGGTGGCGGCACCTTCGACGTCTCCCTGCTGGAGGTCGGCAAGGACGAGGACGGCTTCTCCACCATCCAGGTGCGCGCCACCAACGGCGACAACCGCCTGGGCGGCGACGACTGGGACGCCCGCATCGTCAAGTGGCTGGTCAAGCAGGTCAAGGATAAGTCCGGCGTGGACCTGTCCAAGGACAAGATCGCCATGCAGCGCCTCAAGGACGCCGCCGAGCAGGCCAAGAAGGAGCTCTCCAGCGCGCTGAGCACCGACATCAACCTGCAGTACCTGTCCATGAGCGAGGCCGGCCCCATCCACCTCGACGAGCGCCTCACCCGCGCCCAGTTCGAGGAGATGACCGCGGACCTGCTCGAGCGCACCAAGGTGCCCTTCCACAACGTCATCAAGGACGCCGGCGTCTCCCTGTCGGAGATCGACCACGTGGTCCTGGTCGGCGGGTCCACCCGTATGCCGGCCGTCACCGACGTCGTGCGTGAGCTGACCGGTGGCAAGGAGCCCAACAAGGGCGTCAACCCCGATGAGGTCGTCGCCGTCGGCGCCTCCCTGCAGGCCGGCGTCATCCAGGGTGACCGCAAGGACGTGCTGCTCATCGACGTCACCCCCCTCAGCCTCGGTATCGAGACCAAGGGCGGCGTGATGACCAAGCTGATCGAGCGCAACACGGCCATCCCGACCCAGCGCTCCGAGGTCTTCTCCACCGCCGAGGACAACCAGCCGTCGGTGCTCATCCAGGTCTACCAGGGCGAGCGCGAGTTCGCCCGCGACAACAAGCCCCTGGGCACCTTCGAGCTGACCGGTATCGCCCCGGCCCCCCGCGGCATCCCGCAGATCGAGGTCTCCTTCGACATCGACGCCAACGGCATCGTGCACGTGTCCGCCAAGGACCGCGGCACCGGCAAGGAGCAGTCGATGACCATCTCCGGCGGCTCCGCCCTGCCCAAGGAGGACATCGACCGCATGGTCAAGGAGGCCGAGGCCCACGCCGAGGAGGACAAGAAGCGCCGCGAGGAGGCCGAGACCCGCAACATGGCGGAGCAGCAGGTCTACTCCATCGAGAAGCTCCTGAAGGAGAACAAGGACAAGCTGCCGCAGGACGTCAGCGCCGAGGTGTCCGCCGCCGTCGACGAGCTCAAGAAGGCCCTCGAGGGCACTGACATCGAGCCGGTCAAGGCCGCGCAGGAGAAGCTGAACGAGGTCTCCCAGAAGATCGGCCAGGCCCTGTACGCCTCCGAGCAGGCCGCCCAGGCCGCCGACGCCGGAGCCTCCCAGGCGCAGTCCTCCTCCTCCGAGGACGACGACGTCGTGGACGACGAGATCGTTGACGACGAGGACGCCAAGTGA